A genomic segment from Gilvibacter sp. SZ-19 encodes:
- a CDS encoding O-antigen ligase encodes MIYILAKGNRNNEVLYAAAYFTGAEVFFRMTGGALFYETGKYAVIFFLLVGMFYRGTSLRSIPYWVYLFILVPGILFSAINLNYESNFRTAIIFNLSGPFCLGIAAIYMYYRRVSAEELRRIFLVMLLPIVTTMVYLFLYTPNIRDALNGTESNFQTSGGFGPNQVATILGLGMFILITRLFTIRDRLVNIIDLVILFFMSYRAIVTFSRGGVITAGACAVFFLIFLYVTSNSRNRARLLPKVGIIVFGLMLTWLFTSIQTTGLIDYRYTNRDAAGRLKRDITTGRSDLISSELEAFYEKPLTGIGVGKIKEYRFEQSGTLAATHNEVSRLLSEHGVLGLAALMLLFLTPLFYWFRQRHNPYLIALFIFWFLTINHSSMRLAAPAFIYGLSLLFVLNEKKKPRLHRQSPAQLG; translated from the coding sequence ATGATCTACATATTGGCAAAGGGCAATAGAAATAATGAAGTCCTTTATGCTGCTGCTTATTTTACCGGAGCAGAAGTGTTTTTTCGTATGACAGGAGGAGCCTTGTTCTACGAAACCGGAAAGTACGCTGTTATCTTTTTTTTGTTGGTGGGTATGTTTTATCGCGGCACTTCGCTGAGGTCAATTCCTTATTGGGTGTACCTCTTCATTTTAGTTCCAGGTATTTTGTTCTCCGCCATTAATTTGAATTATGAGTCCAATTTTAGAACGGCCATTATATTCAATTTAAGCGGGCCTTTTTGTTTGGGGATTGCTGCTATATATATGTATTACAGAAGAGTGAGCGCAGAAGAGCTAAGACGAATATTCTTGGTCATGCTGCTGCCCATAGTTACGACTATGGTTTATTTGTTTTTGTATACGCCAAATATTAGAGATGCGCTCAATGGAACGGAGTCCAATTTTCAGACCTCCGGTGGATTTGGTCCAAATCAGGTGGCGACCATTCTTGGTTTAGGGATGTTCATTCTCATTACACGACTTTTTACCATCCGAGATCGATTGGTAAATATTATTGATTTGGTCATCCTCTTTTTTATGAGTTACAGGGCTATTGTTACCTTTTCTAGAGGAGGAGTAATAACGGCCGGAGCCTGTGCAGTATTCTTTTTGATTTTTCTGTACGTGACATCAAACTCAAGGAATAGAGCGCGATTATTACCAAAGGTTGGAATCATTGTATTTGGATTGATGCTGACATGGCTATTTACATCCATTCAAACTACAGGGTTGATCGATTACCGATATACCAATCGCGATGCGGCCGGGCGATTAAAACGAGACATCACAACAGGGCGATCAGATCTTATCAGTAGTGAACTAGAAGCATTTTACGAGAAACCCCTCACGGGTATTGGTGTGGGAAAGATCAAGGAATATCGCTTTGAACAATCGGGAACTCTAGCGGCTACTCACAACGAGGTGAGTCGACTGCTTTCGGAACACGGCGTATTGGGTCTGGCAGCACTTATGCTTCTTTTTCTAACTCCATTGTTCTATTGGTTCAGGCAACGGCATAATCCTTACCTGATAGCCTTATTTATCTTTTGGTTTCTAACCATAAACCACTCGTCCATGAGACTCGCGGCACCTGCCTTTATATATGGCTTGTCGCTATTATTTGTATTGAATGAAAAAAAGAAACCTCGTCTACATAGGCAATCACCTGCGCAGCTCGGATAA
- a CDS encoding serine O-acetyltransferase, whose product MTRFKADIAKYKRYSNKSALVLLLTQQGLWALCVYRINNRIYRSKIPGIFKRILLGFGLLWQKWIEMIAGISLPYSASIGPGCYIGHFGGIIVNANAEIGADCNLSQGVTIGVSGRGSNRGVPRIGDRVYIGANTVVAGRIEVGNDAVLGACSLVINDVPASTTVLGVPAVQISDKDSSDYIL is encoded by the coding sequence ATGACCAGATTTAAAGCAGATATCGCCAAGTATAAACGCTACTCCAACAAGAGCGCACTTGTCCTTTTGCTTACTCAACAAGGACTTTGGGCGCTATGTGTTTATCGTATAAACAATAGGATATATCGTTCCAAGATACCAGGGATCTTTAAGCGTATTTTACTCGGTTTCGGACTGCTATGGCAGAAGTGGATTGAGATGATAGCTGGAATCTCATTGCCTTATTCGGCTAGTATCGGTCCTGGATGTTATATCGGTCATTTTGGAGGAATAATTGTCAATGCCAATGCCGAGATAGGAGCAGATTGTAACCTGTCTCAAGGAGTAACTATTGGAGTTAGTGGTCGTGGATCGAATAGAGGAGTGCCACGTATAGGAGATCGCGTTTATATTGGCGCAAACACAGTGGTGGCTGGACGCATAGAGGTCGGAAACGATGCCGTTTTGGGGGCCTGTTCATTAGTTATTAATGATGTACCAGCATCCACGACAGTACTGGGTGTTCCTGCGGTTCAAATAAGTGATAAGGACTCTTCAGATTATATTTTATGA
- a CDS encoding glycosyltransferase — MKLLVVGAAPFIATPDGWVAYSPLVMEMDLWFDKVDHVTVMAPTSYDKPLLTKPLARQDIKVVSIPAFDMNSFGGIFRMLWALPIIKVKMLIAMAKADHIHLRCPGNIGLISSWMQLLFPRKIKTAKYAGNWDPESPQPWTYRLQKYLLSNSFLTRNMQVLVYGDWPNQSKNIKPFFTATYWEKDKEALHERSYTETIQMVYLGTLSANKRVDYAIELTAELKNRGISIKFDVFGAGAEQAKLKELAVKCALEHEVVFHGNQPKEVVTSALKKADFAILPSKSEGWPKAVAEAMFWGAIPLASAVSCVPWMLDYGNRGLLLDFKTDAETIQAMLSRPKRLRNMSAAAAAWSRQYTLDKFESEIEMLLK; from the coding sequence ATGAAATTATTAGTCGTTGGAGCTGCGCCTTTTATTGCTACACCAGATGGCTGGGTAGCCTATTCTCCTTTGGTTATGGAAATGGATCTGTGGTTTGATAAAGTAGATCATGTCACGGTAATGGCTCCAACGTCTTATGACAAGCCTTTGCTTACTAAACCTTTAGCGCGTCAAGATATTAAGGTGGTCTCTATTCCGGCATTCGATATGAATTCGTTTGGAGGAATTTTTAGGATGCTATGGGCTTTGCCCATAATTAAGGTCAAGATGTTGATAGCGATGGCTAAGGCAGATCATATACATTTGCGTTGTCCGGGAAATATCGGTTTAATTTCTAGTTGGATGCAGCTCTTATTTCCAAGAAAAATTAAGACCGCCAAATACGCAGGTAATTGGGATCCGGAATCCCCCCAACCGTGGACCTATCGTTTACAGAAGTATCTGCTCAGCAATTCCTTTCTAACAAGAAATATGCAGGTCTTGGTGTACGGAGATTGGCCAAATCAATCTAAAAACATAAAACCCTTCTTTACTGCGACCTATTGGGAAAAAGATAAAGAGGCGCTACATGAACGCTCCTATACTGAAACCATACAAATGGTCTATTTAGGAACCTTAAGCGCAAACAAAAGAGTCGATTATGCGATTGAGTTAACGGCGGAATTAAAAAACCGAGGGATCTCAATTAAGTTTGATGTTTTTGGAGCAGGAGCAGAACAAGCCAAGCTGAAGGAGCTTGCGGTCAAATGCGCTTTAGAGCATGAGGTTGTGTTTCATGGGAATCAGCCCAAAGAAGTGGTCACTTCGGCTTTAAAGAAAGCAGATTTTGCGATCCTACCTTCTAAATCAGAAGGTTGGCCTAAAGCTGTTGCGGAGGCCATGTTTTGGGGAGCAATTCCATTGGCAAGTGCTGTGTCTTGTGTGCCGTGGATGCTGGATTATGGTAATCGAGGGCTGCTGTTGGATTTTAAGACCGATGCAGAAACGATCCAGGCAATGTTATCGCGACCCAAACGACTTCGAAACATGTCTGCGGCTGCAGCGGCCTGGTCAAGACAATACACCTTAGATAAATTCGAATCAGAAATAGAAATGCTTTTGAAATGA
- a CDS encoding glycosyltransferase family 4 protein, with amino-acid sequence MHIVFLSHEYPLWSSGGIGTFLQTLGRSLVTKGHKVSIVGPGVKSQEEVLNDQGVVLFRLKKNPLPGPNFIYNAFAINKKLRELDQKDPIAIVEASELGLAFINSRLAAKKVIRLHGGHHFFAEAENRGINWRRGALEKRSFKKADAFIAGTKYVLNHTGKYLSYHTAAVSVIPNPIQTDVAIPKVEVDQNLILFAGTICEKKGVRQLIQAFKLAREKRPSLILELYGREWFYPDGRSFEQSLRSELSKDHFEHVRFMGPVSRPELDKAYASAAVCVFPSHMETQGLVSLEAMLLERPVVFSKYGPGPETIIHRETGLLADVYEPDDIAAQINWVLDHPAEAEAMGKAARKQVLTNYELEKITEANLNFYRTLLDK; translated from the coding sequence ATGCATATAGTATTTCTTTCTCACGAATATCCGCTTTGGTCATCTGGTGGCATAGGCACTTTTTTGCAGACCTTAGGACGCTCCCTTGTCACCAAGGGACACAAGGTTAGTATTGTTGGGCCGGGAGTAAAGTCTCAAGAGGAAGTATTGAACGATCAAGGTGTTGTGCTTTTTCGTTTGAAGAAGAATCCCTTACCTGGGCCAAATTTTATTTATAATGCCTTTGCAATAAATAAAAAGCTCAGGGAATTAGACCAAAAAGATCCTATTGCCATAGTTGAGGCTTCAGAACTTGGCTTGGCCTTTATCAATTCTCGCTTGGCAGCCAAAAAGGTTATTCGACTTCACGGTGGTCATCACTTTTTTGCGGAGGCTGAGAACCGGGGAATCAATTGGCGACGTGGCGCGTTGGAAAAACGTTCTTTTAAAAAGGCAGATGCTTTTATAGCGGGCACCAAATACGTTTTAAACCATACTGGAAAATATCTCAGTTATCACACCGCAGCCGTTTCTGTTATCCCTAATCCGATACAGACCGATGTTGCTATTCCTAAAGTTGAAGTCGATCAGAATTTAATCTTGTTTGCGGGAACCATTTGCGAGAAAAAGGGGGTACGGCAACTTATTCAGGCCTTTAAACTAGCAAGAGAAAAACGACCAAGTTTGATCTTGGAACTTTACGGAAGAGAGTGGTTCTACCCCGATGGCAGATCATTTGAGCAATCGCTTCGATCAGAATTATCTAAAGACCACTTTGAGCATGTGCGATTTATGGGGCCCGTGTCGCGCCCCGAGCTCGATAAAGCTTATGCAAGTGCTGCAGTCTGTGTATTCCCGTCTCATATGGAAACACAAGGATTAGTATCTTTAGAAGCCATGCTTTTGGAAAGACCGGTGGTTTTTTCAAAGTATGGACCTGGACCAGAGACCATAATTCACAGAGAAACTGGATTGCTGGCAGACGTCTACGAACCAGATGATATTGCCGCACAAATAAACTGGGTGTTGGATCATCCTGCGGAGGCGGAAGCTATGGGTAAGGCGGCGCGAAAGCAGGTTCTAACGAATTATGAACTGGAAAAGATCACAGAGGCCAACTTAAATTTTTACAGAACCTTATTGGATAAATAA
- a CDS encoding glycosyltransferase, producing the protein MIKAIQLIDSLHAGGAERVAVSYANALKPEILASHLCTTREEGDLKEQLNEGVGYLFLKKRSALDILAVVRLVRYCKNNQINIIHAHGSSFLTAVLAHFFLGSTKVVWHNHYGNIQAMGRLYLGVLRWCSRYFSAILTVNEQLKTWSESYLRCSVVAYFKNGVPILDNDKVIPVDLEGDPNLRILLMANFREEKDHLNAIEAFSKVKRAIPEATLHLIGRHTDLSILKEVNARIEKYELAAAVFLHGSKQNVNGFMRACRLGLLSSKAEGLPMALLEYGGMGMIVVSTAVGQCPSVLGNDGYLVPPENPTALAEALIKALKEDNANMAAAFHERVISEYSIRAIIPKLVQYYESVR; encoded by the coding sequence ATGATCAAGGCGATCCAACTTATTGATTCCTTACATGCCGGTGGTGCCGAACGTGTGGCAGTGAGTTATGCCAATGCCTTGAAGCCTGAAATTTTGGCGTCTCACCTCTGTACTACAAGAGAAGAAGGTGACTTAAAAGAGCAATTGAACGAAGGAGTCGGTTATCTGTTTTTAAAAAAGCGATCTGCTCTTGATATTCTAGCTGTAGTCCGATTAGTGCGGTATTGCAAAAACAATCAAATAAACATTATTCATGCCCACGGCTCATCATTTTTGACAGCTGTGTTGGCACATTTTTTTCTCGGAAGTACTAAAGTGGTCTGGCACAACCATTATGGGAACATTCAAGCAATGGGACGATTGTATTTGGGAGTGCTTCGTTGGTGTTCTCGCTATTTCTCTGCGATATTGACGGTGAATGAACAACTTAAAACATGGTCTGAGTCTTATTTAAGATGTTCGGTCGTAGCTTATTTTAAAAATGGCGTACCTATTCTAGACAACGATAAGGTCATTCCTGTTGATTTAGAAGGAGACCCTAACTTGCGCATTTTATTGATGGCCAACTTCCGAGAAGAGAAAGATCATCTCAATGCAATTGAGGCATTTAGCAAAGTTAAGCGTGCAATTCCAGAAGCCACCCTGCATTTAATCGGAAGGCATACCGATCTCAGTATTTTAAAGGAGGTAAATGCTCGAATTGAGAAATACGAATTGGCAGCTGCTGTTTTTCTGCACGGATCAAAACAGAATGTGAACGGATTCATGCGTGCATGCAGACTTGGTTTACTGTCCTCAAAAGCAGAAGGATTACCCATGGCGCTTTTGGAATATGGAGGTATGGGCATGATAGTAGTTAGTACTGCTGTTGGGCAATGCCCAAGTGTATTGGGAAATGATGGTTACTTGGTTCCTCCAGAAAATCCAACGGCCCTAGCAGAAGCTTTGATCAAGGCTCTTAAGGAGGACAATGCGAATATGGCAGCGGCGTTTCACGAAAGGGTAATATCCGAATACTCGATACGAGCAATTATACCTAAATTGGTGCAGTATTATGAGTCAGTACGCTAA